The following coding sequences are from one Musa acuminata AAA Group cultivar baxijiao chromosome BXJ2-4, Cavendish_Baxijiao_AAA, whole genome shotgun sequence window:
- the LOC135610578 gene encoding brassinosteroid-responsive RING protein 1-like has protein sequence MGFPSVCYTVILPRPVALVVHLLDRIKLAVSMALFCLGLASSHEDHFLFPLQIPDFLPPSSPALPIPPSAIKTRLPVVRFSRFRIDGRDAVCSVCLGALEARHEVRELGNCSHAFHKGCIDKWVDVGQVTCPLCRAQLLPKEREEDAVAAD, from the coding sequence ATGGGCTTCCCCTCCGTCTGCTACACCGTCATCCTCCCTCGGCCCGTCGCCCTCGTCGTCCACCTCCTCGACCGCATCAAGCTCGCCGTCTCCATGGCCCTCTTCTGCCTCGGCCTCGCCTCGTCCCACGAGGACCACTTCCTCTTCCCCCTGCAGATTCCCGACTTCCTCCCCCCCTCGTCCCCGGCCCTTCCCATCCCCCCCTCCGCCATCAAGACCAGGCTTCCCGTCGTCAGGTTCTCCCGCTTCAGGATCGACGGACGCGACGCCGTCTGCTCCGTTTGCCTGGGGGCCTTGGAAGCCCGGCACGAGGTCAGGGAGCTCGGCAACTGCTCCCATGCCTTCCACAAGGGCTGCATCGATAAGTGGGTGGACGTCGGACAGGTCACCTGCCCGCTGTGCAGAGCTCAGCTACTGCCCAAGGAAAGGGAGGAGGACGCAGTGGCTGCCGACTGA
- the LOC103980348 gene encoding flavone O-methyltransferase 1, whose translation MPSPHVVDAIAEHSEPYKSASRAHDLPHHHHHHHHSSHPLQVPPRTMGSVKKAAAALQLSPEEDEEACMYAAQLVSSSVLPMTLKAAIELQLLEIIVGAGPGARLGPADVAAQLPTTNPQAAAMVDRILRLLAAYGIVSCAVEAGPDGRPCRMYGAAPVCKYLTRNEDGVSFAALSLMNQDKVLMESWYHLKEAVLEGGIPFNRAYGMTAFEYHGTDPRFNKVFNEGMRSHSIVITKKFLQVYRGLDDVKVLVDVGGGIGATLHMITSTHPHILGINYDLPHVISDAPPLPGVDHVSGDMFESVPGGDAILMKWILHDWSDESCAKILNNCWKALPENGKVIAVECVLPVVPEPSLRTQSVCHVDLIMLAHNPGGKERTEMEFQELAKQAGFSGFKPTYVYANTWALEFTK comes from the exons ATGCCCAGTCCTCACGTCGTTGATGCGATAGCCGAGCACTCGGAGCCATATAAGTCAGCGTCGCGTGCCCACGACctcccccaccaccaccaccaccaccatcactcaTCGCACCCCCTGCAAGTCCCACCGCGAACAATGGGATCCGTGAAGAAGGCGGCGGCGGCGCTGCAACTGAGcccggaggaggacgaggaggcgtGCATGTACGCGGCGCAGCTGGTGAGCAGCTCCGTCCTCCCCATGACCCTCAAGGCCGCCATCGAGCTCCAACTCCTGGAGATCATCGTCGGCGCCGGCCCCGGCGCCAGGCTCGGCCCCGCCGACGTTGCGGCCCAGCTGCCCACCACGAACCCGCAGGCCGCCGCCATGGTGGACCGCATCCTCCGCCTCCTCGCCGCCTACGGCATCGTCAGCTGCGCCGTCGAGGCCGGCCCCGACGGCCGCCCTTGCCGCATGTACGGCGCCGCGCCCGTCTGCAAGTACCTGACCAGGAACGAGGACGGCGTGTCCTTCGCCGCCCTGAGCTTGATGAACCAAGACAAGGTCCTCATGGAGAGCTG GTACCACTTGAAGGAGGCGGTGTTGGAGGGCGGCATCCCCTTCAACAGGGCGTACGGGATGACGGCGTTCGAGTACCACGGCACGGATCCGCGGTTCAATAAAGTGTTCAACGAGGGCATGAGAAGCCACTCCATCGTCATCACCAAGAAGTTCCTCCAGGTCTACCGCGGCTTAGACGACGTCAAGGTGCTCGTCGACGTCGGCGGCGGCATCGGCGCCACCCTGCACATGATCACCTCCACGCACCCTCACATCCTGGGCATCAACTACGACCTCCCTCATGTCATCTCCGACGCGCCGCCCTTGCCAG GCGTGGATCATGTCAGCGGCGACATGTTTGAGAGCGTTCCCGGCGGAGACGCCATTCTTATGAAG TGGATCCTACATGACTGGAGTGATGAGAGTTGTGCAAAGATATTGAACAACTGTTGGAAGGCTTTGCCAGAGAATGGAAAGGTGATAGCAGTGGAATGTGTTCTTCCAGTAGTCCCAGAGCCAAGTCTCAGAACACAGAGTGTTTGCCATGTAGATCTCATCATGTTGGCTCACAATCCTGGAGGCAAAGAGAGAACTGAAATGGAGTTCCAGGAGTTGGCAAAGCAAGCTGGCTTCTCAGGGTTTAAACCCACTTATGTGTATGCCAATACCTGGGCACTAGAATTCACAAAATAG